Within Oreochromis aureus strain Israel breed Guangdong linkage group 19, ZZ_aureus, whole genome shotgun sequence, the genomic segment AAACtgcattgtgatttttttattttatttaccttttaaaATTTCTGACTAATCCAGTTCAAGCTACATGAAGCATTACTGAAAATTTGCATGTAACCGTTTACACAAAATGCTACAAAACAGTGTTCACATGATGCTAAACAGGATAATTTTTGACTATTAAAAGTTACCCTGAAAATCATCTTCATTTTACTAATGGTAGAAAGTAACAGTATAAACAGCACTGATTCACAAATATACCGAACGCCGTGCTGTGTGTTTAGGCTTGTGTAATATTATAGGATGAAAACGGCATCATTAGGATCAAAGTGTTCAACATTTTCGGGACATCTGTAACCGTCACTGTATGTTACAGTAACTCTTGTAACTGTCAAGTTCATTTAAATTtgcttaaaaaaagcaaaatatgtACAAAAGCAAAGAGAACATATTTACAAGTGCAGCTTTTctcttaaaatatatattatttaaataCTATGTGAGACCACTTGGTTTAAGCTTTATGGACAGATGCTTACCCAAAACGTAGCTCTCCTCTGTGATTGTGGACACTAATTAACAGATCCTTGACCTGTGTAAAAACTGTCTACAGATAGGTTTGCTGAAAAATTAATAACACTCACTGTTGCACCCCAGCTTACATGCTGGTCGGCTGTGTCTGCGTCtgcagaggctgcagctggacAGATGGCGGCTCAGAGTCTGGAATGCTACACTCTCCACCCTCGCGCATGTACATTAAGAACAAAGTCACAGTGGCAAATGTGGTGGCATTCACTGGGAATGCACGGAGCAAAGTGGACGTCAGTCCACGAGTGAACACTCTCCACCCCTCCTTTTGTATGCTCTGCCTGACACAGTCCATGATACCATTATACTGGTAAACGCCGCCGACCCCATCCGCTTGCAGGCGTGACTTGATCACATCCACAGGATAGGTGGACAGCCAGGAAGCTATGCCTGACATGCCACCAGCAAACAGCAGCTTGGGGATCATGTAGGGGTCTTCTGGCTCACAACCCAGTGAACGTGTCAGCACATCATACGCAAGGAAGTACACCCCAAAACCCGGCGTCTCGCGCACCAGGGTGGTAACCATACCACGATTGATCCCTCTGATCCCTTCCTTATTGTAGATTCTCACCAGACAGTCCAGGGAGTTCTTGTACATTTTCCTCTTAGACTTCTTCTCTCCAGTTCCTTGCATTTGCATACGTGTCTTGGCCAGCTCCATTGGACAGCAAATGACACACTGGATAGCtccagcagaggctccagccAAGAACTGGTTGAGAGGTGTATCGCGGCCAAGCATGCGCATTGTGTTTCCCTGGACACCAAAAACTATAGCATTGATGAAAGTCAAACCCATCATTGGAGACCCGATACCTTTGTACAGACCCAGCACCTGCAAACACAGATGTTACTGAGTCAAATCAAcactataaaaaaaagaaagtaaggaGGCTACAGGAAGCAGTGCACTTGTTTCCAGGTGTTATCAGCAATGGATTACTAATATGGCTAAAGCAAATAATTATGGGTCGCATATCGTCTAATAATCTCCATTTGCTAATAAAGCTACTTCTCAAATACATCCTCATTTATTTTACAAGTACATAAACAGCTGAGAAACCACCTAACGATTGAATATTACTGTGGGGGGAATAAAGGACATCCATGTGAAACAGCCATCAGGTCATGCCATGCCCCCTCTTAGCAAAAATAGCATAATGTCCAAAGCTTTATTTAGCTCGTCCAGGAATAAGCTCCTCATTGACCCCAGCTAACAGAGACCCCCACCTTTCCCACGTCACCCACGTTGCCTAATACCGTTACTGAGAGACGGGACAGCAACTAAATACTTTAATCAGTGCACAGGACATTCTCCAGATAATAAACAACTCCAGATTAACACCAAGGACGTATTTAAATGTAACCTATTTGATTTAAAGCAAGCGCCGTGCTAACAAATTCAAACTCACCGACTCCTGGCGTATGATTGATTG encodes:
- the LOC116334719 gene encoding mitochondrial basic amino acids transporter isoform X2 codes for the protein MYRGTFHCFQSIIRQESVLGLYKGIGSPMMGLTFINAIVFGVQGNTMRMLGRDTPLNQFLAGASAGAIQCVICCPMELAKTRMQMQGTGEKKSKRKMYKNSLDCLVRIYNKEGIRGINRGMVTTLVRETPGFGVYFLAYDVLTRSLGCEPEDPYMIPKLLFAGGMSGIASWLSTYPVDVIKSRLQADGVGGVYQYNGIMDCVRQSIQKEGWRVFTRGLTSTLLRAFPVNATTFATVTLFLMYMREGGECSIPDSEPPSVQLQPLQTQTQPTSM
- the LOC116334719 gene encoding mitochondrial basic amino acids transporter isoform X1 — protein: MALDFAAGCVGGAAGVLVGHPFDTVKVRLQVQNVNKPMYRGTFHCFQSIIRQESVLGLYKGIGSPMMGLTFINAIVFGVQGNTMRMLGRDTPLNQFLAGASAGAIQCVICCPMELAKTRMQMQGTGEKKSKRKMYKNSLDCLVRIYNKEGIRGINRGMVTTLVRETPGFGVYFLAYDVLTRSLGCEPEDPYMIPKLLFAGGMSGIASWLSTYPVDVIKSRLQADGVGGVYQYNGIMDCVRQSIQKEGWRVFTRGLTSTLLRAFPVNATTFATVTLFLMYMREGGECSIPDSEPPSVQLQPLQTQTQPTSM